The genomic stretch GAATAAAAAAATTACATTCGTTTTAGTTTTAGCACTTGCAGCATGTTTGATGGTTGGTGCTGTCAGTGCAGGATTCTTTGATTTCTTAGGAGGGGAGGGTGACTCTGTAAAAATAGGTTACTTACCTTCCGACCACGATGCAGCACTTTTTGTTGCTGATGCCAAAGGTATGTTTAAAGACAACAACATCACTGTTGAACTTGTACAATTCAACAATGGTGGTGACTTAATGACTGCTATGGCAAGTGGAGAAGTCGATGTAGGTTATCTTGGTATTACTCCAGTATTATCTTCAGTAGCAAAAGGAGTTCCTGTTAAAATAGTTTCTTCTGCTCAAACTGAAGGTTCAGGTATTGTTGTAACTAAAGACTCTGGAATTAAAACTCCTGCAGATTTAAAAGGAAAATCTATTGCAACTCCTGGTGAAGCATCTATTCAACATGCTTTACTTGTTTACTACTTAAATCAGACTGGTTTAACTGTTGATGATTTAAATGTATCTGCAATGAAAGTTCCTTCAATGAATGATGCTTTAAAAACAGGTCAAATTGATGGTATTGTTACCTATCAGCCTTATGTATCCATTGCTGCAAACCAAAGCAATTCCGAAATTTTAGCTAACTCAACTGAAATATTGCCAAAACACCCTTGCTGTGTTGTTGCTGCTTCAGACAATTTCATTAAAGATCATGAAGCTGAATTAAAAATTATTGTTAAAGTTCATGAAAATGCAACTAAATTCATCAATAAAAATATTGAATCTGGCGATGTTGATAAAATCGTAAAACTCTTACCTGAAGATATTGTTTCTGATGCTAATCTTGAAGCAGATTCTTTAATCAGTTTCCCATTTATCTATGGTATTGATGATGGCTTTAAATCAGATGTTGATGCTTTCCAACAACTTGAAGTAAGTATTGGTCTTTTAAACAGTACAATTCCTCAAGACAAATTATACTGGCAAGCATAGTTAATTAAACTATGCTTTTTTTTAATTTTTTTCGTATTCTATTTTTAGCTTTTCAATAGCTTTTTTTGTTTTTTCGTCTGAAACCTTGTTAATGACTCTTTGATTTTCAATTAATCTGTCCATATAAACTTTTCTTTCATCTTCGCCGACCATTTTGTATCTTGAAAAATTAACAAGAGATTCAATAAGTGCAGGCATGCCTCTGTTAAATGGAGATGCCTTTTTGTCGTTTATGGCTACTTTTCTTATTTTTCCAACAATTGAATAGATGTTATTGTCACCCTGAATTGGGAAATTTTCAGGAGTCTTAATCTCTATCTCATCAACATCCACAATAATGAAAGCTGGGGTGTTTTTAATGATAGCTATGTCATCATCGTCAGTATAATATTCATCGTCTAAACAATCTAGTGTAGAGTATGTGAAAACTAATGGATTTTGTGTAATGTTAACTACATATTCATTAGTATCAAGTATGTTTTTTAATGTTTTTGACCCTTCAAAGATGCTGCAGTATACTTTATCTCCACCTAAATACTGAAATCCAAATGCTCCGGCATTTTTTTTACCGTTTTTATCAATTGTGGTGGTGATGCATTCATAATGAATGTTTTTTTCAATTCCAATTTCGGATAAGTCATTCATTTAAATGCACCTCTTTTTTCAAAGTATTCATTTCCTGTTTTTATAAGTCCAACAAAAACATCACACAAATCATTTAATGAATTTTTAAGGTTTTCATCATTACTTGTTTGTATTGCCTGGTCGATGTTTTTGGTATATTCCGGAAACATTACCATTCCATTTTCAAAAAACGGATCATATTCGTTAATGTTAATTTCTTCTTTGGATAAATCATCAACTATTTCTTCGTGTAATTGCTTTAAATCATTGCGACAGTTATTAATGTCAGCTATTATTTCATCTGTAGGGTTGTTATCTGCAATTTTTTGAAAAATAGTGTTGATTTGAATCATACAAAGAGTATATAATTCTAAGTTAATTTCACCATCCATAATATCACCTGATTATGAATTAAAGTTTAAAAAAAGAAAAAAAGAGAAAAATTTCTCAAAAGAGAAATTATAATTTGATTTTAATATCGAGTGCACTGGAACCTTCTTCGTAAACGAAGATTGGGTTGATGTCTAACTCGGATATTTCTGGGAAGTCTAAAGTTAATCTAGCTACTCTTTTAATAGCTTCTTTAACTTCTTCGACATCACAAGCAGCTTCTCCTCTGTATCCTTCAAGTAATTTGGATACTTTGGTGCTGTTGATTTGTTCATCAATTTCTTGTGAGGTCATACCTTTTGCAAGGTTGAATGAAACGTCTTCAATAAGGTTAACGTAGATTCCACCCATACCAAATGCAATCATAGGTCCGAATTGTTGGTCACGAATCATACCAACGATTACTTCTTCACCGGAATCCATCATTTTTTGTACTTCTACACCATCAGGGATAATGTCTGGGTGTGCTGCTTTTGCATTTGCGATAATTTCTTCGTAGGTTTCTTTAGCTTCTTCTGGGCTGTTGATTCCTACTTTTACACCACCGATATCGGATTTGTGTAAAATTTTATCGGATGCAATTTTAAGTACAACTGGGAATTCCATTTCTTCTGCAAGATCTGCTGCTTCATCAGCACTGGTAGATAATTTAATAGGTGCTGCGGAAATTCCGTATGCTTCAGCTACTGCGTATGCTTCACTACCGAGTAAAGTGTCTCTGCCGTCAGCTTTAACTTTGTCAAAGATTGCTTTTACAGCGTCTTTGTCAACGTCACTTACGTTTTCAACAACATCATCATATACTTTATCTTCGAGTTTAGCATATTGAGTCATTGCTTTAAGAGCAGTTACTGCAGTTTCAGGGAATACATAAGTTGGTACTCCGTTTTCTCTTAAGAGATTGTTTGCGTTTTCAAAGGATGGACCACCCATGTTTACTACAACAATAGGTTTGTCGAATTCTTTGCTTTCTTCTAAGATTGCGTTTGCAATTCCATCTGGGTCTGCAGATGCGGTAGGACAAACCATTACGATAATACTGTCAACTTCATCTTGACTTAATACAATTTCTAATGATTCTTTGTATCTGCTTACAGGAGCGTCTCCTAATACGTCAATAGGGTTTTTTGCACTTCCTTCTTCAGTTACGCATTCTTTTAATTTAGCAGTAGTTTCTTCATCAAATTGAACAAGTTTTAATCCTGCTTTTTCCATTGCGTCTACGGTAAGTACTCCTCCACCACCAGCGTTGGTAATGATAGCAACGTTGTCTCCTCTTGGGAGAGGTGCTTTTGAAAATGCTAAACCTAAGTCGAACAATTCAGCCATGGTTTCAACACGAAGGATTCCGGATTGACGGAATGCAGTATCAAATGCGAGGTCACTTCCTGCAAGTGCTCCAGTGTGGGAGGATGCAGCTTCTGCTCCCGCAGAACTTGAACCTGATTTAAGTACAATAATTGGTTTTTTGTGAGCGGTTTCTCTCATGGTTCTTACAAAGTCTTCATCATCGGAGATGGATTCTAAGTAACAAATAATAACATTGGTTTCGTCATCTTCTGCTAAGTATTGTAAGAGTTCAATTTCACTTACTCCTGCTTTGTTACCTAAACTGATAACTTTACTAAATCCAATTCCAGAAGCAATACTCCAGTCGATGATAGCTACCATCATAGCTCCACTTTGAGAGATGAATGCCATATTTCCTTTAGGTGGCATCATTTGTGAAAATGATCCGTTTAATGGAGTGTGGGAATCTGTAATTCCTAAACTGTTAGGTCCAATAATATTTATTCCATATTCTTTACCGAGGGATACTAATTCTTCTTCTAATTTAGCACCTTCTTCACCTACTTCTTTGAAACCAGCAGTAATAACTACCATGTTTTCAATACCACATTCACCACATTCTTTAACAGCTGTGTTTACGAATGGGGATGGAATTGTGATAATTGCAAGGTCTACTTTTCCAGGAACATCTTTTATATTTTCATATGCTGTTTTACCTAAAATCTCTCCACCTCTTGGGTTTACAGGGTAGATTTCGCCTTCAAATCCATCATTGATCAAATTGTCAACAATGATGTATCCAACTTTTCCAGGAGTATTGGATGCACCAATAACTGCCACAGATTCAGGTTTAAACATTTTATTGAGATCTATCATAAGTTTCTCTCCTTATTGAATTTATCAAATTCGTTATAAAGTATTAATTTATAATAATTTATAATGATAAATTAATTAAAATTTATACTGCTTATGATTTATATCTGTTTCCTTATTTAAATGTATAGAATTTTTATTGATTTTTTTTGTATTCATGGTATTAATTTTATAAATATGTTACTAATTTGTTAAATTGTCCGTTCATTTTTTTGAGATTATTATAAAATGATTTATAAAGTATTTAAATTCATAATAAATATTGTAATATGGAAAAATTACATGGAGGTAATAAAATTATGAAAAAATCATATTCAATTCTAATGTTTTTCGTAATGATTTTGGCGATTTCATGCGTTAGTGCAGCTGATGTGGATTCAGACATTGCTTTAGATGAATCAAGTCCTGCTGTTCTTGCAGAAACTCCAAAAAATTACTCCGCACTTTAAGATTTAATTGATAATGGTGGAATCATTTCAGGATATTCTGGTACTATTGAAATTTCAAATTCAGACTTTATTGTTGATGATAGTAACAGTACTGTAATCTATATAGACCATGGTAGTTTGTCATTAGGTAACAATACAATGATGGTAGTTGGAATTCCAATTTATGTGGTTGAATCTAGTATTGCTTCACCAGTCAGTATTGTTGTTTTAGACAATAAAACTTATGATGCATCTGTATTTGATACTGTTGAGCTTAATGCTACTTTAGTTGATGATAATGGAAATGCAATTTATGATCCTAATTTCAGATTTACTGTTAATGAAACTGTTGTAGATGATATTTCATTTGATGGTTGTGTATACAAAGCTCAATATACTTTACAAAATGTTGGTGTAAATGTTATTTCTTTAAACTATGCTTCCAATGATTTAGTAATTAAAAACGGAGCTTACAATGCATCTAAAATAGATACTTATATCCAATTCTCATCCAGTTTCACACGTGTTGCATGTGACTACAATGCTGGTGAGAGGGGAGCTAAATTCTATGCAACTTTAAAAGATGCAAATGGAAACGTATTAGCTAACAAGACTGTTTACATTTCAATTCTTGGATAAACATACAAATTCACCACTGATAAAGATGGTAAATTTGGTATGCAGGTTAACTTCGCATCTGCAGGTGTATACACATACGTATTATCCTTTGAAGGGGATGAAACCTGTAATGCAGCAGATTCATTTACTACCAAATTAACAGTAAATAAAAAAGCTATGGGAATAAAAGCAAGCAATGTTGCTTTTAAATCATACAAAAAAACAAAAACAGTAAGTGTAAAATTATTCACTACAAAAAATCCATACAATGGAAAAACCTACTTAAGTGCAGGTAAAAAAGTAACTTTAAAAGTAAATGGTAAAACATACACTGCTCAAATTGATAAATATGGAAATGCTAAGTTTAACATTAAATTAACTAAAAAAGGTAAATACACAGCAGTTATTAAATTTGCTGGTGATAAAACCTACAAAGCAGTTTCAAAATCAATTAGAGTTACTATTAAATAAGAAGAGTAATTTTACTCTTTTTTTCTTTTTTTTATTTTTCAATAAATCTAATCTTTTAATCACATTAAAATTAATTTTATTAAACTTTATAACATAAGATTTCTATAAATATATATGATTAATAAACAATTGATATTTTGAAATATTTGAATATTTTTAATAAATATCAAAATTAGGAGATATTATGAGCTTAATTATTGCATATATAGGTAAAAAAGGATGTGTAATGGCTGCTGATAAAAGAAGAATAGGATATTTTGGTGATAAAGAGAATTTAGACTTATTGGAAGAAGAATTATATAGTGGATCAATCAACAGTGATGATGATTTTTTAAATAGAGCATCTGAATTAGGTATCTCAGTTAAGATTACTGATGATGCAAGTAAATTAAAAACCGTTGGAAACTGTATTCGTGGTGAAGTAAGTACCAAAGGAACAATGGAAACAAAAAGAAGAAGGATTTACGGAACTACAAACGGTTATCAAATCATCGAACTGTTAGGTTCACAGACAAAATCACGTAATGCTGGAAAAAGCGGAATTGTAATTTTCGGTAACAATTTTGCAAAGAAAATGGCTCAAAATTTAGTTTCTAAAAAAGTAAAGAGTTTCAAAAGCTTAAGATACATTGGAGATGTATTTGAAGATATTTTAAAAGAAGTGTCTTCTAAAACCCCAACTGTTGGTAAAAACTTTGATGTTTTAATGCAACAGCCTAATTTCAATGAATCTGAAGCCCAAAAACACTTGGACTTAACTATCGATCATGATATTAAAGTATTAACTAAATTCAGACAAGAACTCACAGAACAACTTGTACAGCAATCTATTGAAATTGAAATGGCAAGTAAAATTATAGAAAAAGGCAGTATCGGACGTGTTGTTAATGTTGATGGAAACATGATTTTTGTCCAGTTAAATGAAAAAACACAAGCTATGGACACCAACTGGAAAAAACAACTTGCAGCACCTGGTCAGAATGTCTTAATGTTTAGTGAAGGTTTAAGTGCAGCTATTGGAGATGAAGTAGTTATTGAAAATGGTAATTTGTGCCTTAAAAAGGACAAGTCATCTTTAAAATGTGATATTATTTTATGTTCTTTATAAAAAGGGGATTTAAATGAAAATTACATTTTTAGGAAGTGGTGGTGGACGTTTTTCCGCCATCTCTCAAAGAAGGATGACTGGAGGGTTCAGGATTGATAATCTTGGAGGTAAAAATTATCATGTTGACCCAGGTCCAGGAGCACTTGTTAGAACATACCAGTTTGGATTTGATCCACGTAATTTAAGTGGTGTTTTTGTATCTCATGCCCATACTGACCATTATAATGATGCTGAGATACTGATAGAAGCTATGACAAGAGGTATGACAAAGCACAATGGTACAATATTTGGAAGTGGCAGTGTATTAAACGGCTATGAAGACTGGGGTCCATGCATTTCCAAGTACCACCAATCAAAATCCAAGTCAGTAGTTTTAGAACCAAGTAAGGTTCATGAAGTTGACTCAATTAAAGTAAAAGGTACTGCAATCCAGCATGGTGATCCTAAAGGAGCAGGATTTCAGATAGACTATAATGGGTTTAAATTGTCTTACACTTCAGATACTGGTTATTTTGACGGTTTGGCAAAAGAGCATAAAGGTGCAGATATTCTTATTGCCAGTGTATTAAGACCTGGTGAAAAATCAATACCTGGACATATGTGTTCACGTAATTTCATTGATTTAATTGAAGAAGTACAGCCAAAAGTAGCTGTAATGACTCATTTAGGTCTTAAAATGATATCCAACAACCCTGTTGTTGAAGCTAAAAACATTTCTAAAAAAACAGGTATTAAAACAATCTCTGCATTTGACGGATTGTCATTTAACATAAACTACAATAATCCAAGAAAATTCAGATTGATTTCGCTTAAGGATGTTGAATCCTCAATGCACAGTACAAGCCACAAATTATTCAACAGTGGTAGAAGAAACTCATATCAAACTTCCTTTAAAAACAAGGAGTTTGACGAGCTTTCAATAATAAAAAGAAACTAAAAAAAAGTTTTATTTATCTAAATTGGTAGGATGTATGAATCCTGAGCGAATCATATGATCTGCAAGAACAATTGCAGTACTTGATTCAGCAACAACTGTCACTCTCGGACAGATACAAGGGTCATGACGTCCTTTAATTTCTATTTTTTCATTTTCCATTTTTTCCAAATTAACAGAATCCTGACATTTGGAAATTGATGGTGTAGGTTTAACTGCAATTCTTGAAACAATTGGCATTCCATTACTCATTCCACCGATAATTCCACCAGAATTGTTAGTTTTTGTTGTTACTTCATCATCAATGATTTGATATTCATCATTTATCTGAGAGCCAGTGTGGTTTGCAACGTCAAATCCAAGTCCGATTTCAACACCTTTAACAGCTCCAATGTTCATTAAAATACGAGCTAAATCACCGTCAAGTCTCTCAAAGACAGGTTCTCCTAATCCTTTAGGAACTCCAATAGCTATTGTTTCTACAATTCCACCAACAGAATCGCCTTTTTGTTTTTTAGCAACAATTAACTCTTCCATTTCACGTGCAGCTTCTAAATCTCCACATCTTACAGGATTTTTTTCAATATTTTCTTTAATGATGTCTAATTCTTGTGGTTTTGCTTTAACATTTCCAATTTGAGTAACGTGGGAGATTATTTCAATACCAAACTGTTTTAGGAGTTTTTTAGCTATTGCACCTCCAATAACATGTCCGATAGTGACTCTTCCACTACCTCTTCCTCCACCGTTGTAGTCGTAGTTTCCGTACTTCATCATCCAGCCGTAATCTCCGTGGGATGGGCGTGGAGTGTTTTTAAACATGGAATAGTCTTTTGAGTGTTGATTTTTATTAAAAATAACTCCTGTAATTGGTGTTCCGTCAGTTTTTCCTTCAAATATTCCTGA from Methanobacteriaceae archaeon encodes the following:
- the aroC gene encoding chorismate synthase, with amino-acid sequence MSNSIGEKFRITTFGSSHGTGVGAIVDGCPANLELTAQDIQKELDKRKPGTSSVTTPRKESDEVQILSGIFEGKTDGTPITGVIFNKNQHSKDYSMFKNTPRPSHGDYGWMMKYGNYDYNGGGRGSGRVTIGHVIGGAIAKKLLKQFGIEIISHVTQIGNVKAKPQELDIIKENIEKNPVRCGDLEAAREMEELIVAKKQKGDSVGGIVETIAIGVPKGLGEPVFERLDGDLARILMNIGAVKGVEIGLGFDVANHTGSQINDEYQIIDDEVTTKTNNSGGIIGGMSNGMPIVSRIAVKPTPSISKCQDSVNLEKMENEKIEIKGRHDPCICPRVTVVAESSTAIVLADHMIRSGFIHPTNLDK
- a CDS encoding MBL fold metallo-hydrolase, with protein sequence MKITFLGSGGGRFSAISQRRMTGGFRIDNLGGKNYHVDPGPGALVRTYQFGFDPRNLSGVFVSHAHTDHYNDAEILIEAMTRGMTKHNGTIFGSGSVLNGYEDWGPCISKYHQSKSKSVVLEPSKVHEVDSIKVKGTAIQHGDPKGAGFQIDYNGFKLSYTSDTGYFDGLAKEHKGADILIASVLRPGEKSIPGHMCSRNFIDLIEEVQPKVAVMTHLGLKMISNNPVVEAKNISKKTGIKTISAFDGLSFNINYNNPRKFRLISLKDVESSMHSTSHKLFNSGRRNSYQTSFKNKEFDELSIIKRN
- a CDS encoding acetate--CoA ligase family protein, whose amino-acid sequence is MIDLNKMFKPESVAVIGASNTPGKVGYIIVDNLINDGFEGEIYPVNPRGGEILGKTAYENIKDVPGKVDLAIITIPSPFVNTAVKECGECGIENMVVITAGFKEVGEEGAKLEEELVSLGKEYGINIIGPNSLGITDSHTPLNGSFSQMMPPKGNMAFISQSGAMMVAIIDWSIASGIGFSKVISLGNKAGVSEIELLQYLAEDDETNVIICYLESISDDEDFVRTMRETAHKKPIIVLKSGSSSAGAEAASSHTGALAGSDLAFDTAFRQSGILRVETMAELFDLGLAFSKAPLPRGDNVAIITNAGGGGVLTVDAMEKAGLKLVQFDEETTAKLKECVTEEGSAKNPIDVLGDAPVSRYKESLEIVLSQDEVDSIIVMVCPTASADPDGIANAILEESKEFDKPIVVVNMGGPSFENANNLLRENGVPTYVFPETAVTALKAMTQYAKLEDKVYDDVVENVSDVDKDAVKAIFDKVKADGRDTLLGSEAYAVAEAYGISAAPIKLSTSADEAADLAEEMEFPVVLKIASDKILHKSDIGGVKVGINSPEEAKETYEEIIANAKAAHPDIIPDGVEVQKMMDSGEEVIVGMIRDQQFGPMIAFGMGGIYVNLIEDVSFNLAKGMTSQEIDEQINSTKVSKLLEGYRGEAACDVEEVKEAIKRVARLTLDFPEISELDINPIFVYEEGSSALDIKIKL
- a CDS encoding ABC transporter substrate-binding protein, coding for MNKKITFVLVLALAACLMVGAVSAGFFDFLGGEGDSVKIGYLPSDHDAALFVADAKGMFKDNNITVELVQFNNGGDLMTAMASGEVDVGYLGITPVLSSVAKGVPVKIVSSAQTEGSGIVVTKDSGIKTPADLKGKSIATPGEASIQHALLVYYLNQTGLTVDDLNVSAMKVPSMNDALKTGQIDGIVTYQPYVSIAANQSNSEILANSTEILPKHPCCVVAASDNFIKDHEAELKIIVKVHENATKFINKNIESGDVDKIVKLLPEDIVSDANLEADSLISFPFIYGIDDGFKSDVDAFQQLEVSIGLLNSTIPQDKLYWQA
- a CDS encoding DUF2121 domain-containing protein — protein: MSLIIAYIGKKGCVMAADKRRIGYFGDKENLDLLEEELYSGSINSDDDFLNRASELGISVKITDDASKLKTVGNCIRGEVSTKGTMETKRRRIYGTTNGYQIIELLGSQTKSRNAGKSGIVIFGNNFAKKMAQNLVSKKVKSFKSLRYIGDVFEDILKEVSSKTPTVGKNFDVLMQQPNFNESEAQKHLDLTIDHDIKVLTKFRQELTEQLVQQSIEIEMASKIIEKGSIGRVVNVDGNMIFVQLNEKTQAMDTNWKKQLAAPGQNVLMFSEGLSAAIGDEVVIENGNLCLKKDKSSLKCDIILCSL
- a CDS encoding DUF447 family protein; the encoded protein is MNDLSEIGIEKNIHYECITTTIDKNGKKNAGAFGFQYLGGDKVYCSIFEGSKTLKNILDTNEYVVNITQNPLVFTYSTLDCLDDEYYTDDDDIAIIKNTPAFIIVDVDEIEIKTPENFPIQGDNNIYSIVGKIRKVAINDKKASPFNRGMPALIESLVNFSRYKMVGEDERKVYMDRLIENQRVINKVSDEKTKKAIEKLKIEYEKN